One window of the Actinomyces wuliandei genome contains the following:
- a CDS encoding polyprenyl synthetase family protein, producing MIGSMPLSAPQLEGRITPALEAVETRLLEVVTSADETINPPTSHLAEAGGKRLRPVLTLLTAQLGDPGLAAGDEVRDAGVAVELTHIATLYHDDVMDEAPLRRGAPSAQTVWGNSAAILTGDVLVARASQLVAGLGPRAVLAHAKTFERLCMGQLHETLPRPAGTDPVEHYVQVLADKTGSLIAVSARYGAMLTRAGRRTEHVVEAFGEKIGVAFQLADDVIDIISDSDTTGKTPGTDLREGVDTMPVLLLRQALAAGELDAAGQSILSTLSSADLGDDAVLADVVTRLRSHPVLERTRRMAMEWARDAVEVLGGLHDAVLEGTRQRLAADQVTDPGAVEAAVADARERVSHVRDGMEQFARLLVDRAA from the coding sequence GTGATCGGATCGATGCCCTTGAGCGCCCCCCAGTTGGAAGGGCGCATCACCCCTGCCCTGGAGGCGGTTGAGACCCGCCTCCTGGAGGTTGTCACCAGTGCTGACGAGACGATCAACCCGCCGACCTCCCACCTGGCGGAGGCGGGGGGCAAGCGTCTGCGACCGGTACTGACTCTCCTGACCGCACAGCTGGGGGACCCTGGGCTGGCGGCGGGCGACGAGGTCCGCGACGCCGGCGTCGCCGTGGAGCTGACCCATATCGCCACCCTCTACCACGACGACGTCATGGACGAGGCGCCGCTGCGGCGGGGCGCCCCCAGCGCCCAGACAGTGTGGGGCAACTCCGCCGCGATCCTGACCGGGGACGTGCTGGTGGCGCGCGCCTCCCAGCTCGTGGCCGGCCTGGGGCCGCGGGCGGTGCTTGCCCACGCCAAGACCTTTGAGCGCCTGTGCATGGGACAGCTCCACGAGACCCTGCCCCGCCCTGCCGGTACCGACCCGGTGGAGCACTACGTCCAGGTCCTGGCCGACAAGACCGGCTCCCTCATCGCGGTCTCCGCCCGCTACGGTGCCATGCTCACCCGCGCCGGCAGGCGCACCGAGCACGTGGTGGAGGCCTTCGGAGAGAAGATCGGGGTGGCCTTCCAGCTGGCTGACGACGTCATCGACATCATCAGCGACTCAGACACGACCGGCAAGACCCCGGGCACGGACCTGCGCGAGGGCGTGGACACGATGCCCGTGCTGCTGCTGCGCCAGGCCCTGGCCGCCGGTGAGCTCGACGCCGCCGGGCAGTCGATCCTGTCCACGTTGTCCAGCGCCGACCTGGGTGACGACGCGGTGCTGGCCGATGTCGTCACGCGTCTGCGCAGCCACCCGGTCCTTGAGCGGACACGGAGGATGGCGATGGAGTGGGCCAGGGACGCGGTGGAGGTCCTGGGCGGGCTGCACGACGCCGTCCTGGAGGGCACCAGGCAGAGACTGGCTGCCGACCAGGTCACCGACCCCGGTGCCGTGGAGGCTGCCGTGGCTGACGCCCGGGAGCGGGTCAGCCACGTGCGTGACGGCATGGAGCAGTTCGCCCGGCTCCTGGTGGACCGAGCGGCCTAG